From Candidatus Eisenbacteria bacterium:
GCGCGCCCGCAGTGGGTGCGCCGCGAGGACGTCCCCGCGGAGATCCTGGACAAGGAACGCGAGATCTACCGCGAGCAGATGGTGCGCGAGGGCAAGCCCGCGAACATCATGGACAAGATCGTGGACGGCAAGATCAACAAGTTCTACGAGGAGACCTGCCTGCTGGAGCAGCCCTACATCCGCGACCCGGACCGCAAGGTGAACCAGGTGGTCCAGGACGCGGTGGGCAAGATCGGCGAGAACATCCAGGTCCGCCGGTTCGGCCGGTTCGAGCTGGGGGCCTAGAGCCGGGTTCCGGGTCCCGCCCCCCGCCACCCGGCGGGGGGCGCACAGGGAAGGGGCGTCTGCTTGAAACCGCCCAGGTACGGAAGGATCCTCCTGAAGCTCTCCGGCGAGATGCTGGCCGGGGAACAGAAGGTGGGCATCGACGCGGAGCGGATCCAGTGGATCTGCGGCGAGGTGGCCGCGGTCGCCCGTTCCGGGGTGCAGGTGGGGATCGTGGTCGGCGGGGGCAACATCTTCCGCGGGCTGGCCGCCAGCGCGTCGGGTATGGACCGCGTCAACGCCGACTACATGGGAATGCTGGCGACGGTGATCAACTCGCTGGCGCTGCAGCACTCCCTGGAGAAGCTCGACCTGGACACCCGCGTCTGCTCGGCCATCGCCATGCAGACGCTGGCCGAAACCTACATCCGGCGCCGCGCCCAGCGGCATCTCGAGAAGGGCCGGATCGTGATCATGGCCGGCGGCACCGGCAACCCCTATTTCACCACCGACACGGCGGCCGTGCTGCGCGCCATCGAGGTCGGGGCCGAGGTGATCCTCAAGGCCACCAAGGTGGACGGCGTCTACGACGCCGACCCGGTGGCCCAACCCGGCGCGCGCCGCTTCGAAGAGATCAACTACCTCGATGTCATCAACCGCGGTCTGAAGGTCATGGATTCCACCGCGATCTCCCTGTGCATGGACAACGCCCTGCCCATCGTGGTGTTCGACCTCGCCACGCCGGGCAACCTGGGGCGCGTGGTCGCCGGGGAGCGCGTCGGCACGCTGGTCCACGCGGGGGCCGCGCCCAGCTGAGGCGGTTCCGCGTCCGAGGGGAGGGTGCATGGAAGACAAGAAGCTGATCCACGATGTGGAAGAGTCCATGAAGAAGGCGCAGGAGGCCACGCGCCACGAGCTGTCGGTGATCCGCACCGGCAAGGCCAGCCCGGCCCTGCTCGACACGGTGAAGGTGGAGGCCTACGACAGCCTGATGCCGCTCTCGCAGGTGGCCAGCGTGTCGGCTCCCGAGCCGCGCCTGCTGCTGGTGACCCCCTGGGACAAGAGCACGCTCAAGGCCGTCAGCAGCGCCATCCGGGCCTCGGAACTGGGCCTCAACCCGCAGGACGACGGCGCCGTGATCCGCGTGCCCATCCCCGCGCTCAGCGAGGAGCGGCGCAAGGACATGGTGAAGCTGGTTGCGAAGCTGGTGGAGGAGGGGCGCGTCCACATCCGGCAGTGCCGCCGCGACGGCAACGAGAAGCTGAAGAAGCTGGAGAAGGACGGTCACGTCTCCGAGGACGACATCAAGCGGATCCAGGACCAGATCCAGAAGCTCACCGACGCCTACATCAAGCACCTCGACGACCTGCTGGCGAAGAAGCAGGCCGAGGTGATGGAGGTCTGACCGGCCGGCCCCGCGCCTTCCCGCGGGGTCGTACCGGCGGCCGCTCCCCGGCCCCCGAGCGATGACGGAAACCGCCCGGTTGCTGGCCCGGCTCAAGGGCCGGCGCGCGGACCTCCCGCGCCACATCGCCATCATCATGGACGGCTCGGGCCGCTGGGCCCGGCGCCGCGCGCTGCCGCGCCTGGCCGGCCACCGCGCCGGGCGCGCCTCGGTGCGCGCCGCCGTGGAGGGCTGCATCGAGCTGGGCGTGGAAGTCCTGACCCTCTACACATTCTCCGTCGAGAACTGGAACCGGCCGCGCACCGAGGTGGGCGGCCTGATGAAGTTCCTCCAGCGCACCCTGCGCGAGGAGCGCGAGGAGCTCAAACGCAACGGCGTGCGCCTGGCGGTGATCGGCCAGCGCGACGCGCTGCCCGCCGACGCACGCCAGGCGGTGGACGAGACCGTGGAGTACCTCTCGGGCGGGCAGCGCCTGCTGCTGGTGCTGGCCCTCTCCTACGGCGGGCGGCAGGAGATCGTGAACGCCGCGCGCCAGCTCGCCCGCCGCGTGAAGCAGGGAGCCCTGCGGCCCGAAGACATCGACGAGGAGCTCTTCTCCGGCGAGCTGTGGACCCAGGGTCTGCAGGATCCCGACCTCCTGATCCGCACCAGCGGCGAGATGCGCGTCAGCAATTTCCTGCTGTGGCAGATCGCCTACGCCGAGATGTGGGTCACCCCGGTGCTGTGGCCGGACTTCCGGGCCCGCCACCTGTACGAGGCGGTGGCCGACTACCTCAAGCGCGAGCGCCGCTTCGGCCGCGTGGACACGCGCCCCGCGCGCGGGCGTTGAGCCGCCGGTGAGGCGCGATCCCGCGCTGCTGGGCCGCGTGCTCTCCGCCGCGGTCTTCCTGCCGGTGCTGGCGCTGCTGATGTGGGCCGGCGGCCCGTGGTGGGAGGGCTACTGCGCGCTGCTGCTCTCGCTGGCGCTGATCGAGTTCTACCGCATGGGCCCGCGAAGCCTGCCGGCATGGGCCTGCGCCGTGGGGGTCGCGGCGCTGCTGGCGCCCCTGGCCTGGGCGCGCCTGCTGTGGCCCGCGGCGGTGTCGGTGCTGGCCCCGCTGGGGGCGCTGGCGGTGCTCGCCGGGGTGGCCGCGCGCGCGCGCGGGCTCTCCTTCAGCCCGGCGGGACGCGCGGCGCTGGGGCTCGCCTACGTCGGGTTCCTGGGCTATGCCATGCCCGGGCTGCGCCTCTCCCCGGGCCACGGCTACAGTGGCGCGCAGGCCACCGCGATGGCCTACGTGCTCACCTGGAGCGCCGACACCGCCGCCTACGGCGTGGGCCTGGCGCTGGGCCGGCACCCGCTGGCGCCCGCCATCAGCCCGAAGAAGACCTGGGAAGGCGCGGCCGGCGGCCTGTGCGCCGCGGTCCTGGTGGGCGCGCTCTCAGGGGCCACGCTGTGGACTTTCCTGGGCCCGGTCCGCGGCGCGCTCCTGGGCGCGCTGGTGGGCGTGGTGGGCCAGGCGGGCGACCTGCTGGAGTCCATGTTCAAGCGCCAGTTCGGCGCCAAGGACAGCGCCTCCTGGATTCCCGGCCACGGCGGTGTCCTCGACCGCTACGACAGCCTTTTGACCGCCACCCCGGTGGTGTGGGGGTTCCTGCTGTGCGCGATGCGACCCTGAAGCCGCGCGGCCTCTCGATCCTGGGCTCGACCGGCTCCATCGGCGAGCAGGCGCTGGAAGTGCTGCGCCTGCACCCCGGCGAGATCCGCGTCGTGGCCCTCACCGCGGGGCGGCGCGCGGAGCGCCTGGTGGAGCAGGCCCTGGAATTCCGGCCCACGCTGGTGTGCGTGGCCGACCCGGCGGCCGCGACGCGCGTGCGCGACGCCCTGGGGCCGGCGGTGAAGGTGGTCTCGGGGGAGGCGGGGCTGCTGGCGTGCGCCACCCACCCGGACGCGCCGCTGGTGCTCAATGCGCTGGTGGGCTCGCGGGGGCTCGCGCCCACGCTGGCGGCCCTGGAGTCCGGCCGCACCCTGGCGCTGGCCAACAAGGAGACCCTGGTGGCGGGCGGGCCGCTGGCCGCGCGGGCGGCGCACCGCGGCGGGGGCAAGCTGCTGGCCGTGGACAGCGAGCACTGGGCGCTGGGCGAGCTGCTCGAGGGTCGCGACGCGGCCGAAGCCCGCCAGGTGTGGATCACGGCCTCGGGGGGGCCGCTGCGCGGCATGGATCCCGCACGGTTCGATTCGCTCACACCCGCCGAGGTGCTGGCCCACCCGGTGTGGGCCATGGGGCCGCGAATCACCGTGGACAGCGCCACGCTGCTGAACAAGGGCTTCGAGGTGCTGGAAGCCCGGTGGCTCTACGAGCTGCCGCTGGAGCGCGTGGGCGCGGTGGTGCACCCGGAGGCGCTGGTGCATGCGATGGTGGAGTGGGGCGACGGATCGTGGACGGCGCAGCTGAGCGCTCCGAGCATGTCGCTGCCCATCCAGCGCGCGCTCCTGGGCCGCCGCGCGCACCCCACGCCGGCCCCGCCCCTGGGGCTGCTGCAGGCCGGCGCGCTGCACTTCGAGGAGATCGACACGCGCGCCTTCCCCTGCTACGGGCTGGCGCGCGCCGCGGGCGAGGCCGGTGGCACCTATCCCGCCGCACTCAACGCCGCCGACGAGGTGGTGGTGGAGGCCTTCCTCGCCGGGCGCATCCGGTTCCCGGATATCGCGCGCCTGCTGCGCCGCGTCCTGGACCGGCACACTCGCCGGGAGCTGGACGGTCCGGGGGACGTGTGGGAGGCGGACCGGGAAGCCCGCGCGCTGGCCCGCGAGATGCTGTGAAGACGCTGTTCGTTTCCGCGGCCCGGCCGTTCAACGCGGAGACGGAACAGAGCCTGTTCCTCGCCGCGGCGCTGGCCGCGCGCGGGCACGCCTGCCGCTGGATGGCCCCCCCCGGGTCCGGCAGCCTGATGCGCGCCGCGGACGCGGGCCTGCCCGTCACGGAGTTCCCCGGCACGCACTTCGGCAACAACCCGCTCCGCTTCGCCGCCCAGTGGCGCGCGTTGCGGCGGGAGGTCCGCCGCTTCGGCCCCGACGTGATCTACACCGTGGAGTCCCCCGCGCACCTGCTGGGCGCGCTGGTGCGCGGCGCGGCCGCGGGGGCGCCGGGGGCCACCGGCGGGCGCCGGGGCCGGCCCGCCGCGCTGGTGCGCTGGCGCGGGAGCAACACGCCGTTGCGCCGGCGGCCCGGCAGCCGCGCGCTCTACGACCGCGACACCCGCTTCGTCCTGGTGCCCTGCGCGCGGCTCGCCGAGGAGGCGCGCGCCGCCGGCTTCCATACCCGGCACTGGCGCGTGCTGGACGGCTGCGTGGACGGAACCCGGTTCTGCCCCGGCCCGGCCGAGGCTTCGGCGTGGATGGAGGCGGGCCTGGGCCCGGGAGCCGAGGTGGTGGCGCTGACCGCCCGGCTCGCGCCGGTCAAGGGCGTGGGGATCTTCCTGGAAGCGCTCGAGCGGGTGCGGCGCACGCGACCCAGGGTGGCGGCGGTCCTGATGGGCGAGGCCTGGGAGGGGCAGGAGGCGGCATACCGCGACGGGGTGGCGCGGCTGGGGCTGGAGGGCGCCGCGCACTGGCTGGGCCGGCGCGAGGACGTGGTCCGCTGGCTGCGGCTGGCCCGGGTGGGGGTGGTGAGCTCGGTGGGCAGCGAGCTGCACAGCCGGGCCGCCCTGGAGTACATGGCCTGCGGGCTGCCGGTGGCGGCCACGCGCGTGGGAGTGCTGCCCGAGTGGCTGGAGGGCCGCCCGTGGGCGCGCCTGGCGCCGCCGGGCGACGCCGCCGGGCTGGCGGAGGCGATCGTGGAGCTGCTCTCGGATCCCGCCCGCGAGGAGCTGGGCGCGGCGGCGAGGGCGGAGGCGCTGACCCGGTTCTCCCCGGCGCGGTTCACGTCCGAAGTGGAGGCGGTGCTGCTCGAGGCCGCGGGGGCCGGGGAGTGAAGGAACTGGAGCGCGGCGCCCGGCGCGGGCTGGCCCGGATTCTCGGAGGCGTGTTTCGCCCGGAGCCCGAGCCCGCATGGGACCGCGGGGCGCTGCGCCGGGTCGCGGTGCTGCGCCTGGACCGTCGCCTGGGCAACCAGGTGATCCTGTTCCCGATGCTGGAGGCGCTCCGCCGCGCGTGTCCCGCCGCCGAGATCGAGGTCATCGCCCCGGGCCCCTACGACGCGGCCTACGAGGGGCTGGAGTCGGTTACCCGCGTGCTGCGCTTCGAGCGTTCCTCGCCGGGCCATGCGGAGGGCTGGCGGACCATCCCCGCCCTGCGCTCCCGCCGCTACGACATGGTGATCGAGGCCGGCCATCACCACACCTTCTCGTTGTCGGGGGCGCTGCTCGCGCGCGCGCTGGGCGCGCCCCTGCGGCTGGGCTTTCGGCGCGGCGACAGCCCGCGTCACCTCAACATCCTGGTGGACGCGCCCCTCGCCCCGGGCCCCGGGCGCGCCCGGATCTTCTTCGAGCTGGCGCGCCGGCTGGACCCGGCGGCGGTGTACGCCCCTCCCCGGTGGAAGGTAACGCCCGCCGAGCGGGCCGCGGGCGAGGCGGCGCGCCGCCGCCTGGGCCTGGGCGCGGGGGCCGTGGGCATCCACCCCGGGGGACGCGGCGCTCGGCAGTGGCCGCGGGAGAACTTCGAGTCGGTGGCCCGGGCGCTGGCGGACTCAGGGCTCCAGCCGGTGCTGTTCCTGGGAGCCGGGGAGGCGGACCAGGCGGGGGCGTGGCGCGCCGCGGCCGGTCATGCGTGGCGCCTGGTGGAGACCCCGCCGCTGCGCGAATTCGCCGCGCTGGTGGAGGGTCTCTCGGGCTGGGTGTCCGGGGACACCGGCCCGCTCCACGTGGCGGTGGCGCTGGGGGTGCCGGCGGTGGGCGCGCTGCTGCACCCGGAGAGTCTGGAGGCGCTGGAGGAATCGCCCCGCTACCGGGGGATCCTGCGCGTCGGGAGCGGGCCCGGGGTGGACGAGGTGGTGGAGACGTTGTGCGCGCTTCGGGCCGGCGGCGGGCCGGCGGGGGGACCGTGGACCTGATCCTGCTGAAGTCGGCCATCCGCGCGGTGACCCTGGCCGGCGTGCGGCCGCGCCGCGGGACCGCGCTGCCCGACCGGGCCCGGGTGCTGCTGCTGCGCCACGACCGCATCGGGGACGCGCTGCTGTCCACGTGCTTCCTCGATGCGCTGGCCCGCCATCGCCCGGGCTGGAAGGTGGACCTGCTGCTGGGCCGCGACAATCTCCGCGTGCTGGACGGGCGGGCCGAGATCGGCCGGCGCTGGTGCTACGACCGGCGCGCCCTCAACACCTTCCGGCTGGCCCGCGCGCTGCGCGCCGAGCGCTACGACCTGGCCATCGACCTGATGAACCACCCCTCGCTCACCTCCTCGGTGTTCATGCGGCTGATGCGCCCGCGCCTCTCCGCGGGCTTCCACGAGGAGCGCCGCGGCTTTCCCTTCGACATCCCGGTGCCCGCGCAGCCGCGCAGCACGGTGCACATCGTGAAGCGCCTCGGCGAGCTGTTGCGCGCGCTGGGCTGCCCGGCGCCCGACGACGAGCTCCGGCTCCGCTTCGAGCCCACCGCGGCGGCCCGCGCCCGGGCCCGAGCGGTCCTGGAGCCGCTGCGCGCGGGGGGCGCGCGGCTGTGCGGCGTGAACACCAGCGCCGGCGCCCTGGACCGCTTCTGGGGCGCGGAGAACTACCGCGCCTTCCTCCTGGGCGCGGCGCGGCGCTTTCCAGGCCAGCGCTTCGTGGTGTTCGCCGTGCCCGCGGAGATGGACCGGGCGGCGCGCATCGCGGATCGCGTCTCCGGCGCGGTGCTGGCGCCCCCGACCGGCTCCTTTGACGAGTTCGCCGCGACCATCGAGGGCATGGACTCCGTGCTCACGCCGGACACCTCGGTGGTGCACCTGTGCGCCGCCTTCGGAATCCCCGAGGTGGTGCTCTACGCCGACGAGAACAAGGCCCTGGTGTGGGCCCCGTGGGGCGTGGAGCACCGGGCGCTGATCGCGCGCCGGGGGATGGAGTCCATCCCGGCCTCGGAGGCGGTGGACGCGTGGTCGGAGCTGGTCCGATGAACCTGGTGGTGCTGGACTCGGCCCGGCCGGCGGTGCTGGGAGGAGTGGAGCGGTCGCTGGCGGACCTGGCGGGCCGCGCACGACGCCTGGGCCACGACGCGCGCGCCGTGGGACGCGCCGGCTCGCGGTTCGCGGCACACTGCGCCGCGCTGGGCCTGCCCACCCTGGAGCTGCCCCTGCGCAACGGGCTGGACCTCGCCTCGGCCGGGCGGCTGCGCGCGCTGTTCGCCGACCACCGCACCGATGCCGTGCTGGGGGCCACCACCCGCGACGCGCGCCTGGCCGGCCTGGCGCGCGTGGGGCGTGCCGGCCCGTGCGTGGCGCTGCTGATGGGCCTGCCGATGATCCGCGATTCGTGGTCCCACCGGTTCACCTACCGCTGGTTCGTGGACGCGCTGTGCTCGCCCACGCCGTGGCTGCTCGAGGTCTCCGAGCGCTACCCGTTCGCGCGCCGCCTGCCGGTGGCGGTGCTGCCCGACGGCGTGGACGAGGCGCTCTTTCCGCCGCTGTCGGGCCTGTCCACCTCGCGCGCCGCGGCGCGCGCGGAAGCCGGGATTCCGGCGGGCCGGGCGGTGTTCGCCAGCGTCGGCCACCTGGTGGCGCGCAAGAACCTGCTGTGGGTGCCGCCGCTCCTGGCGCGGCTGCCCGGCGGCCTGGACTGGGAGTGGTGGGTGATCGGCGACGGCCCGCAGGAGACTGAGGTGCTGGCGTCGCTGCGCACGCTCGGGCTGGTCCACCGGGTGAAGATGCTGGGCCACCGCGACGACGTCCCGCGGCTGCTGCTGTGCGCCGACGCCCTGGTGATGCCCTCCCGGGCAGAACAGCTGCCGCTGGCCGCGCTGGAGGCCCGGCGGGCGGGGGTGCCGCACGTGCTCATCTCCCCGGTGGGCGCGGTGGAGGAGATGCGCTCGCTGGGCATGCGGGTGCTGCCCGCGGACGACGCGGCGGCGTGGCTGGCGGCGCTGGAGTCCGCGGCCCGGGCGCCGGGCGGATGCGACCCGCCCCGCGAGTGGCGCCACGGGGCCGACGCGGCGGCCTCGGGAAGGCTGCGCTTCCTCGAGGAACTGGCGTGGCTCGTCGCCGGCGCGCGCGGGGCGGCCGCCGGGGGGCGGGCGTGAAGATCCTGTTCTGCAATTCCATGAAGGGCCTCGGGGGAGGCGAGCGCTGGCTGCTGGACTCCGCGGCCGGGTTGCTCCGCCGGGGCCACCAGGTGTGGGTATCCGGGCGCGCCGGCGGGCCGGTGCTGGCGCGCGCGGCGCAGGCCGGCGCGCGCACGCTGCCCGCGCCCTTCGCCGGCGACCTGGACCTGGCCACCGTGGCGGTGCTGGGCCGGTTCCAGGCCCGCGAATCCCCGGACGTGGTGGTGGCGCAGATTCAGCGGGCGCACCGGCTGTGCGCGCTGGCCGCTCCGGCCGGGGGCGGAGTGCCGCTGGTGCTGCGCGTGGGGCAGCTGCGGCGCGTGCCCCGCAAGTGGTTCAACCGGCTGGCGTGGAGCCGCCTGGCGCTGGTCCTCGCCAACTGCGAGGCCATCCGCGCGGACCTGGCGCACACCGGCCTGGTTCCGGCCGGTCGCTTGAGGGTGCTGTACAACGGGCTGCCCCCGGTCGCGCCGCACGAGCGGGCGGCGGCGCGGGCGGCGATCGGGGCCGGCCCCGGCGACGAGGTCGTGGCGTGCGTGGCGCGCCTGGCGGTGCGCAAGGGGCACGAGACCCTGCTGGCCGCGTGGCCCGCGGTGCGGGCGGCCCGCCCGCGGGCCCGGCTCCTCCTGGCCGGCGGGGGTTCGCGCGCCGCGGAATTGCGGGGGCTGGCGGGCCGTCTGGGGCTGCAGGACTCGGTGAGCTTCCTGGGCGAAGTGCAGGACGTGGCATCGGTGTGGGCCGCGGCGGACCTCTCGGTGCTGCCCTCCGAGCTGGAAGGCCTGCCCTACGCGGTGCTGGAGTCCATGGCTGCCGGCGTGCCGTGCGTGGCCACCCGCGTGGCCGGGGTTCCGGAGATGCTGGAGCACGAGGTGAGCGGCCTGCTGGTGCCGCCACGCGACGCGGGGGCGCTGGCGCGCGAACTGGTCCGCGGGCTCGCCGACGGGCCGCTGCGGGCGCGGCTGGTGTCGGGAGCAGCCCGGACCGCGCGCGAGCGCTTCGGCTACTCCGAAATGCTGGACCGGTTCGAGGCCTGGATGCTGGAGGTGGCGGATGGCCGGGTCCGTGCGTGAGGATCTTCCACGCGGCGCGGCGTCCTCCGGGGGATGCTCCCTCGAACCGGCGTCGGTGCGCCGCCTGGTGGTGGTGCAGCTCTACTTTCTCGGCGACACGCTGCTGGCCACCCCCGCGCTCCGCGCGCTGCGGCGGCGCTTCCCTGGCGCCGCGCTCGAGGTGGTGGTGAAGCGCCGCTCCGCCGCGGCCCTGGAGCGCAATCCGAACGTGGACCGGGTCACGCACTACGACCCGCCGCGCGTGTGGCAGCGGCCCTTCCACTGGGCGGCGCTGGCCCGGGGCTGGCGGGACGGTGGAGTGGACCTGGCGGTGGACCTCACCGCCGACGGCCGCGCCGAGCGCCTGCTGGCCGGCATGCGGCCCGCGCATTCGGTGGGCTTCCACCGCGAGGGCCGGATCGCGGCACGGCCCGGGATCCCCAAGGCCTGCGGGCCGGAGCACGTGTCCCGTCACATGCTGGAGCTGGTCGGCCTGGTGGGCGCGACGGGGGATGCCCGGCTGGAGTTCCATCCTTCCCCGGGCGCGCGCGAGGCGGCGCGAGCCTGGCGCGGGGGGCTGCGGGGCCCGGTGGTGGCGCTGCACCCCGGGGGCAACCGCAAGCTGCGGCGGTGGCGGCCGGACCGTTTCGCCGCCCTGGCGCGCGGGCTGGCCGCGGGCGGCGCCCACGTGTGGGTCATCGGGGGACGCGGCGAGAGGGCCCTGGGGGCGCTGCTGGCCCGCGAGGGCGCCGAGGACGCCAGCGGCAGGCTGGATCTCGACGCGGCGGCGGCGCGGCTCGAGGAGAGCGACCTGCTGGTGGCCAACGATTCCGGGCCGATGCACCTCGCCGCGGCGGTGGGCACGCCGGTGCTGGCCCTGTTCGGCCCGTCGCTGCCGCACACCGCGGCGCCGCTGGGCCCGCAGCACGCGCACCTGCACGTGCGCCTCGAGTGCTGTCCGTGCGACCAGCGCCGCTGCGTGCGCCCGAACGATTTCTGCCTCGACCGCATCCCCGTGGAGCAGGCGCTGGAGCGGGCGCGGGAGATGCTGGGAGCGTCCGTGGAAGGGACCCCGTGAGCGCGCGCCGGCCCCTGCGGGTGATGCTGCTGAACTCCGCCGCGCCGGATCGCTCGGGGGGCGCCGAAGTGTGGATGCGACGCGCCCTCGGCATGCTGGCGGCGATGGGCCACCAGGCGACAGGGCTGGCGCCGGCGGGTTCCCCGGCGCTGCCGGGGGGCGATGGGAGCCCGGCGGAGGGCGGCCCGCGGGGGCACGCGTGGGACGGCGGCCTGGGTTCCCTGGCGCGCACCCTGCGCGAGTTCCGTCCCGACGTGGCCGTCGCCGTACAGCACCGCGACCTGCGCCGGCTGTGGTGGGCTGCGCGCGGCACCCCGGTGCGGCGCGTCATGGCCCGGCACCTGGCGTCGGAGAAGCCCAGCTGGAAGCGCCGCTTCCACTACGCGCAGCTTTGCGACGCCGTGTGGACCACGTCCGAGTACATGCGCGGTCGGCTGGAGCGGCTGGATCGCGTGGCCCCGCACAGGATCTTCGTGATGCGCCCGTCCCTGCCGCCCCTGCCGGCCCGGCCGGAACCGGGTGGTCCGCCCACGCTGCTGTGCGTGGGCCGGCTGGCGCCGGAGAAGGGCCAGGACGTGCTGCTGCTCGCGCGGCAACGGATGCGCATGCCGGCGCGTCTGTGCATCATCGGGCGCGGGCGCGAGGAAGCGGCGTTGCGCTCCCTGGCGCGCAGTTTGGGGCTGGAGGACGCGGTGGAGTGGACCGCGCACCTGGACGACCTGGCTCCGGCGTTCGCGGCGGCGCACCTGGCGGTACAGCCCTCGCGGCTCGAGGCGTTCGGGCTGGCGGCGCTGGAGGCACTCGCGCGCGGGGTGCCGGTGGTGGGCTCGCGCGTGGGGGGCTTGCCGGAAGTCGTGGGGGAGGCGGGGGAGCTGGTGGAGCCGGACGATCCCGCGGCGCTGGCCGCGGCCCTGGACCGCGGCCTGCAGGACGGCGCCCTGCGCGCGGGGTGGTCGGAGTCCGGAGTGCTGCGGGCGCGCTCGCTGTTCTCGCCCGCCGAGGAGGCGCGCTCGCTGGAGCGGGCGCTGGAAGGGAGCCTGCCGTGAGCCGCGCGTTGCCGCCGCGGGTGGACTGGCCCATCGTCGCGCCGCTGGCGCTGGCGCTGCTGTGCCTGCCGATCGCCCGCTCGCTGGTGTCGGTGGCGTGGGTGTTGCTGGCGGCGGTGCTGGCGTTGCGGGCGGTGCGGCGGGAGCTTGATCTTCCGCGCGAGCTGGTCTTCGGAACCATTTGCTGCATAGTCGCTTGGGGAATCTCGATCGGCGGGAGCCGGGATCCTTCCGCGACCCTGCGCGCGTGGCTTGCATGGTCCGGGATGCTGCTGCCGGTGCTGGCCGTGGCGTCGCGCCGCGACCGGGCGGGGCTGCCGCCCGCGCTGCAGGCGTTGTGGCTGGCGGGATCGCTGCTGCTGGGCGCGTGGCTGATCGTGGAAATGCGGCTCGGGTGGCATCTCTTGAGCGGCAGGTTCCCGGGGCTCTCGTACCCGATGATGCCCAACCCCAACTCGGCCGCCCAGTACCTGCTGCTGCTGTTCTGCTGGAGCTTCGGCTTCGCCCTGCTCGCGCGGGGCCGCGCGGCCGGCTGGTGGCACGCGGCCTGGGCCGGAAGCGCGCTGCTGCTGGCGTGCTGCCACTCGCGGGCCTCGTGGCCGGCATTTGCGCTGGCCACGGTGTTTTCAAGCTGGAGGGCCCGCCGGCCGAAAATGACGTGGGTGGCGGCCATGACGTGGGTGGCGGCCGCGGTGTTCGTGGCCGGCAACTGGATGCTGCCGCAGTCGCTGTGGGACCGCGCGCTGCAGCTCACCCGGCTCGAGGACGTGTCCATCCTGGGCCGGCTGCAGGGTTGGGTCGCGGCGCTGCGCATGATCGCGCGGCGCTCCTTCACCGGGGAGGGCCTGGGGGCCTGGAAGCCCGCCTACGAGCTGGTGCGCTCCCCGGAATTCCCGCGCGACTGGCCGCACGCGCACAACTTCTACCTGGGCACGCTGGCGGAGACCGGCTTCCTGGGGCTGCTGGGCTTCGGGCTCCTGATGTGGGGGTTCCGCGACGCCTGGCGCGCCGGGCTGCGGGCGCCGGATCCGCGGCCCGAGGAGCTGGGCATCACTGCCGCGCTGCTGGGCACCGCGGTGGTGGGCCTATTCGACGTCGCGTGGGCCGGCGAGCCGGGATTCGCGTTCCTGGCCCTGGCGGCGTTCACCATGAGGATGCGGCACGCGCCTCCGGCTTCCTTGACCCCCCGCGAAAGCGGCTGATAGACTGCCATCCGAGGGAAAAGCAACCCCATGGGAAATCTGCTGGAAACCATCCGGGCGTTCCTCCTGGTCCTGCCCCCGATCATCTTCTTCCACGAGCTGGGCCACTTCCTGGTGGCCCGCTGGTGCGGCGTGCGCGTGGTGCGGTTCGCCATGGGCTTCGGGCCCGTCATCTTCAAGTACACGCACGGCGGCGTGGAGTACTGTCTGTGCCCCATCCCGCTGGGAGGATACGTGAAGATGGCCGGCGACAGCCTCGAGGATCCGGAGCGCACCGGCGCGCCGGACGAGTTCCTGGGCGCGGCGTGGTGGAAGCGCGTGCTGATCGCGGTGGCGGGCCCGCTGTCCAACCTGCTGCTGGCGTTCGTGGTGCTGGTGATCATGTTCCGCCTGGGTGGCAAGTTCGAGGACTACCCGGCGGTGCTGGGCCGCCTGGCGCCCTCCACCTACGCGGGGCACCTGGGGCTGGCCCCCGGGGACCGGCTGACCTCCCTGGACGGCAAGCCCATCGCGTCGTGGATGAACTTCCGGCGCCTGCTGGACGAGTCCGATTCCACGAAGAACCCGGTGCACGAGCTGGGTGTCGCCCGCGGGGCGGGCAGCCTGGCGGTGCGCGTTCCCGACCGGGACCTGGCGCCCTTCCTGCGCGACCTGGTCCCGCACCG
This genomic window contains:
- a CDS encoding glycosyltransferase family 9 protein, with translation MKELERGARRGLARILGGVFRPEPEPAWDRGALRRVAVLRLDRRLGNQVILFPMLEALRRACPAAEIEVIAPGPYDAAYEGLESVTRVLRFERSSPGHAEGWRTIPALRSRRYDMVIEAGHHHTFSLSGALLARALGAPLRLGFRRGDSPRHLNILVDAPLAPGPGRARIFFELARRLDPAAVYAPPRWKVTPAERAAGEAARRRLGLGAGAVGIHPGGRGARQWPRENFESVARALADSGLQPVLFLGAGEADQAGAWRAAAGHAWRLVETPPLREFAALVEGLSGWVSGDTGPLHVAVALGVPAVGALLHPESLEALEESPRYRGILRVGSGPGVDEVVETLCALRAGGGPAGGPWT
- a CDS encoding glycosyltransferase family 4 protein; the encoded protein is MNLVVLDSARPAVLGGVERSLADLAGRARRLGHDARAVGRAGSRFAAHCAALGLPTLELPLRNGLDLASAGRLRALFADHRTDAVLGATTRDARLAGLARVGRAGPCVALLMGLPMIRDSWSHRFTYRWFVDALCSPTPWLLEVSERYPFARRLPVAVLPDGVDEALFPPLSGLSTSRAAARAEAGIPAGRAVFASVGHLVARKNLLWVPPLLARLPGGLDWEWWVIGDGPQETEVLASLRTLGLVHRVKMLGHRDDVPRLLLCADALVMPSRAEQLPLAALEARRAGVPHVLISPVGAVEEMRSLGMRVLPADDAAAWLAALESAARAPGGCDPPREWRHGADAAASGRLRFLEELAWLVAGARGAAAGGRA
- a CDS encoding glycosyltransferase family 9 protein, with product MDLILLKSAIRAVTLAGVRPRRGTALPDRARVLLLRHDRIGDALLSTCFLDALARHRPGWKVDLLLGRDNLRVLDGRAEIGRRWCYDRRALNTFRLARALRAERYDLAIDLMNHPSLTSSVFMRLMRPRLSAGFHEERRGFPFDIPVPAQPRSTVHIVKRLGELLRALGCPAPDDELRLRFEPTAAARARARAVLEPLRAGGARLCGVNTSAGALDRFWGAENYRAFLLGAARRFPGQRFVVFAVPAEMDRAARIADRVSGAVLAPPTGSFDEFAATIEGMDSVLTPDTSVVHLCAAFGIPEVVLYADENKALVWAPWGVEHRALIARRGMESIPASEAVDAWSELVR
- a CDS encoding glycosyltransferase, which produces MKILFCNSMKGLGGGERWLLDSAAGLLRRGHQVWVSGRAGGPVLARAAQAGARTLPAPFAGDLDLATVAVLGRFQARESPDVVVAQIQRAHRLCALAAPAGGGVPLVLRVGQLRRVPRKWFNRLAWSRLALVLANCEAIRADLAHTGLVPAGRLRVLYNGLPPVAPHERAAARAAIGAGPGDEVVACVARLAVRKGHETLLAAWPAVRAARPRARLLLAGGGSRAAELRGLAGRLGLQDSVSFLGEVQDVASVWAAADLSVLPSELEGLPYAVLESMAAGVPCVATRVAGVPEMLEHEVSGLLVPPRDAGALARELVRGLADGPLRARLVSGAARTARERFGYSEMLDRFEAWMLEVADGRVRA
- a CDS encoding glycosyltransferase family 9 protein produces the protein MAGSVREDLPRGAASSGGCSLEPASVRRLVVVQLYFLGDTLLATPALRALRRRFPGAALEVVVKRRSAAALERNPNVDRVTHYDPPRVWQRPFHWAALARGWRDGGVDLAVDLTADGRAERLLAGMRPAHSVGFHREGRIAARPGIPKACGPEHVSRHMLELVGLVGATGDARLEFHPSPGAREAARAWRGGLRGPVVALHPGGNRKLRRWRPDRFAALARGLAAGGAHVWVIGGRGERALGALLAREGAEDASGRLDLDAAAARLEESDLLVANDSGPMHLAAAVGTPVLALFGPSLPHTAAPLGPQHAHLHVRLECCPCDQRRCVRPNDFCLDRIPVEQALERAREMLGASVEGTP